A window of Paraburkholderia megapolitana genomic DNA:
GATGCTCGACTGGGTCAACCTCTACGCGATGGCCGTCAACGAGGAAAACGCCGCGGGCGGCCGCGTCGTCACCGCGCCGACCAACGGCGCGGCGGGCGTGATTCCCGCGGTGCTGCATTACTACGTCAAGTTCGTGCCCGGTTCGAACGACGCCGGCATCGTCGATTTCCTGCTCACCGCAGCCGCGATCGGCATCATCTACAAGGAAACCGCATCGATCTCCGGTGCCGAAGTGGGCTGCCAGGGCGAGGTCGGCGTCGCGTGTTCGATGGCTGCGGCGGCGCTTGCAGCGGTGATGGGCGGCACCCCGACCCAGGTGGAGAACGCCGCCGAAATCGGCATGGAACACAACCTCGGCATGACCTGCGACCCGGTCGGCGGCCTCGTGCAGATTCCCTGCATCGAGCGCAATGCGATGGGCGCGATCAAGGCGCTGAACGCATCGCGGATGGCGCTGAAGGGCGACGGCCAGCACTACGTGTCGCTCGACAACGTGATCAAGACGATGCGCGAAACCGGCGCCGATATGAAAACCAAATACAAGGAAACGTCACGCGGCGGCCTGGCCGTGAACGTCATCGAATGTTGAGTTGAAAGTTGAGCCGAATGTTGAACCAACCGATCATCAGAAAAGCAATCAGCAAGGAACCCGTCACATGAGCCGCTATTCGATATTCAGTCTGTTTCGCAACGGGTTGTCGTATCACGAGAACTGGGAGCGTCAGTGGAGGAGCCCCGAGCCGAAACGCGAATACGACGTGGTGATCGTCGGCGGCGGCGGGCATGGGCTCGCCACGGCGTATTACCTCGCGAAAGAGCACGGCGTGCGCAACATTGCGATTCTCGAGAAAGGCTGGATCGGCGGCGGCAATACGGCGCGCAATACGACGATCGTGCGTTCGAACTACCTGTGGGACGAATCGGCGGCGCTGTACGAGAAGGCGATGAAGCTGTGGGAAGGGCTCTCGCAGGACCTTAACTACAACGTGATGTTCAGCCAGCGCGGCGTGATGAATCTCGCGCACACGCTGCAGGACGTGCGCGACACCGAGCGTCGCGTGAACGCGAACCGGCTCAACGGTGTCGATGCCGAATTCCTCACGCCCGAGCAGATCAAGGCGATCGAGCCGACCATCAATCTGAATAGCCGCTACCCGGTGCTCGGTGCATCGATCCAGCGGCGCGCGGGTGTCGCGCGTCACGATGCGGTTGCGTGGGGTTTTGCGCGCGGTGCCGATCAACACGGCGTCGACATCATCCAGAACTGCCAGGTCACCGGGATTCGCCGCGAGGGCGGCGCGGTGATCGGTGTCGATACGGTGAAGGGTTTTATCAAGGCGAAGAAGGTCGCGGTTGTCGCGGCTGGCAACACGTCGACGCTTGCCGATATGGCCGGCATCCGGCTGCCGCTCGAAAGCCATCCGCTACAGGCGCTGGTGTCCGAGCCGATCAAGCCGGTCGTCAACACGGTGATCATGTCGAACGCGGTGCATGCCTACATCAGCCAGTCCGACAAGGGCGATCTCGTGATCGGCGCGGGCGTCGACCAGTACACGGGCTTTGGCCAGCGCGGCAGCTTCAACATCATCGAAGGCACGCTGCAGGCCATCGTCGAAATGTTCCCGGTGTTCTCGCGCGTGCGCATGAACCGGCAGTGGGGCGGCATCGTCGATGTGTCGCCGGATGCGTGCCCGATCATCAGCAAGACCGATGTGAAGGGCCTCTATTTCAACTGCGGCTGGGGCACCGGCGGCTTCAAGGCGACGCCGGGCTCGGGCTGGGTGTTCGCACACACGATCGCGAAGGACGAGCCGCATCCGCTGAACGCGCCGTTCTCGCTCGATCGCTTCTACACCGGTCACCTGATCGACGAACACGGCGCGGCCGCAGTCGCGCACTAACCCCACGCACAACGGAGATAACCACATGTTGCTGATCGAATGCCCGTGGTGCGGACCGCGCGCCGAATCCGAATTTTCCTGCGGCGGCGAGGCCGATATTGCCCGTCCGCTCGATACCGATGCCCTGACCGACAAACAGTGGGGCGACTACCTGTTCATGCGCAAGAATCCGCGCGGCGTGCATCGCGAGCAATGGCTGCACACACAGGGTTGCCGCCGCTGGTTCATGGCGACACGCGACACCGTGTCGTATGCGTTCCAGGGCTATGAAACCTTCGACCGGCCGACGCCGGCCAGCACCCCCAGCGAGGGCAATTCCTGATGAGCCAGAAAGACCGCCTCGGCGCCGGTGGGCGCATCAACCGCGCGATTCCGCTGACTTTCACGTTCAACGGCCGCACATATCAGGGTTTTCAGGGCGATACGCTGGCGTCCGCGCTGCTTGCGAACGGCGTGCACTTCGTTGCGCGTAGCTTCAAGTATCACCGGCCGCGCGGCATCGTGACCGCGGGTGTCGAGGAACCGAATGCAGTGGTTCAGCTCGAGCGCGGCGCCTACACGGTGCCCAATGCACGTGCCACCGAGGTCGAGCTGTATCAGGGGCTCGTCGCGACTAGCGTGAACGCGGAGCCGAGCCTCGAGCACGACCGCATGGCGATCAACCAGAAGTTTTCGCGCTTTTTGCCTGCGGGCTTCTACTACAAGACGTTTATGTGGCCGCGCAAATGGTGGCCGAAGTACGAAGAGAAGATTCGCGAAGCAGCGGGTCTTGGCAAGGCGCCCGATACGCTCGATGCCGATCGCTACGACAAGTGCTATGCGCATTGCGACGTCTTGGTCGTGGGCGGTGGCCCGACGGGTCTCGCCGCAGCACATGCGGCCGGTATCGCCGGTGCACGCGTGATTCTCGTCGACGATCAGCGCGAACTGGGTGGCAGCCTGTTGTCGTGCCGCGCGGAAATCGATGGACGTTCCGCGCTGCAATGGGTCGAGAAAATCGAGGCGGAACTGTCACGTCTGCCCGATGTGAAGATACTGAGCCGCAGTACCGCGTTCGGATATCAGGATCACAACCTCGTCACCGTGACGCAGCGTTTGACCGATCATCTGCCGGTATCGATGCGCAAGGGTTCGCGCGAACTGCTGTGGAAGATCCGCGCAAAGCGCGTGATTCTCGCGACCGGTGCGCACGAACGTCCGATCGTGTTCGGCAACAACGATCTGCCGGGTGTGATGCTCGCATCGGCGGTATCGACCTACGTGCATCGCTACGGCGTGTTGCCGGGCCGCACGGCGGTGGTGTTCACCAACAACGACGATGGCTATCAGTGCGCGCTCGACCTGAAGGCGTGCGGCGCGAACGTGACCGTGATCGATCCGCGCCAGCAGGGCAACGGCGCGTTGCCCGCCGCGGCGCGCCGGCATGGCGTGAAAGTGCTCAACGGTAAGGTCGTGACGGCGGCGCAGGGCAAGCTGCGGGTTGCGTCGGTGGAAGTCGCCGCTTATGAGAACGGCAAGGTCGGCGCACGCGAAGCCGATGTGCCGTGCGATCTGCTCGCGATGTCGGGTGGCTGGAGCCCCGTACTGCATCTGTTCGCACAGTCGGGCGGCAAGGCGCACTGGAACGACGACAAGGCGTGCTTCGTACCGGGCAAGGCCGCGCAGGCCGAATCGAGTATCGGCGCCGCGGCCGGAGAATTCAGTCTCGCGCGCGGGTTGCGGTTCGCCGTCGATGCGGGTGTAGAGGCCGCGAAGGCAACGGGCTTCGATGCACCGCGTCCGCAGGCCCCGCAGGCGGCGGACATCGCCGAGGCACCGTTGTTGCCGCTGTGGCTCGTCGGTAGTCGCGAGGCGGCGCCGCGCGGTCCGAAGCAGTTCGTCGATTTCCAGAACGACGTCTCGGCCGCCGATATCCTGCTCGCAGCGCGCGAAGGCTTCGAATCCGTCGAACACGTCAAGCGTTACACGGCGATGGGCTTCGGCACCGATCAGGGCAAGCTAGGCAACATCAACGGGATGGGAATTCTCGCCGACGCGCTCGGCAAGACGATTCCCGAAACCGGCACGACGACGTTCCGGCCGAACTACACGCCGGTTACGTTCGGCACATTTGCCGGCCGCGAACTGGGCGACCTGCTCGATCCGATTCGCAAGACCTGCATCCACGAATGGCACGTCGAACATGGTGCGGCCTTCGAGGACGTGGGCAACTGGAAGCGTCCGTGGTACTACCCGCAGGCGGGCGAGGACCTACATGCAGCGGTGGCGCGCGAGTGCCTCGCGGTGCGCAACAGCGTCGGCATTCTCGATGCATCGACGCTCGGCAAGATCGACATTCAAGGCCCGGATGCGGCGCAACTGCTGAACTGGG
This region includes:
- a CDS encoding sarcosine oxidase subunit alpha family protein encodes the protein MSQKDRLGAGGRINRAIPLTFTFNGRTYQGFQGDTLASALLANGVHFVARSFKYHRPRGIVTAGVEEPNAVVQLERGAYTVPNARATEVELYQGLVATSVNAEPSLEHDRMAINQKFSRFLPAGFYYKTFMWPRKWWPKYEEKIREAAGLGKAPDTLDADRYDKCYAHCDVLVVGGGPTGLAAAHAAGIAGARVILVDDQRELGGSLLSCRAEIDGRSALQWVEKIEAELSRLPDVKILSRSTAFGYQDHNLVTVTQRLTDHLPVSMRKGSRELLWKIRAKRVILATGAHERPIVFGNNDLPGVMLASAVSTYVHRYGVLPGRTAVVFTNNDDGYQCALDLKACGANVTVIDPRQQGNGALPAAARRHGVKVLNGKVVTAAQGKLRVASVEVAAYENGKVGAREADVPCDLLAMSGGWSPVLHLFAQSGGKAHWNDDKACFVPGKAAQAESSIGAAAGEFSLARGLRFAVDAGVEAAKATGFDAPRPQAPQAADIAEAPLLPLWLVGSREAAPRGPKQFVDFQNDVSAADILLAAREGFESVEHVKRYTAMGFGTDQGKLGNINGMGILADALGKTIPETGTTTFRPNYTPVTFGTFAGRELGDLLDPIRKTCIHEWHVEHGAAFEDVGNWKRPWYYPQAGEDLHAAVARECLAVRNSVGILDASTLGKIDIQGPDAAQLLNWVYTNPWSKLEVGKCRYGLMLDENGMVFDDGVTVRLADQHYMMTTTTGGAARVLTWLERWLQTEWPSLKVRLASVTDHWATFAVVGPKSRKVLQKVCSDIDFANAAFPFMTYREGTVAGVAARVMRISFSGELAYEVNVPANLGRAVWEALMAAGAEFDITPYGTETMHVLRAEKGYIIVGQDTDGSITPHDLGMGGLVAKSKDFLGRRSLARSDTAKAGRKQLVGLLADDAQYVIPEGSQIVAGPFQGATAPMLGHVTSSYYSPILKRSIALAVVKGGLDKMGESVTIPLASGKQIAAKIASPVFYDTEGVRQHVE
- a CDS encoding sarcosine oxidase subunit beta family protein, with protein sequence MSRYSIFSLFRNGLSYHENWERQWRSPEPKREYDVVIVGGGGHGLATAYYLAKEHGVRNIAILEKGWIGGGNTARNTTIVRSNYLWDESAALYEKAMKLWEGLSQDLNYNVMFSQRGVMNLAHTLQDVRDTERRVNANRLNGVDAEFLTPEQIKAIEPTINLNSRYPVLGASIQRRAGVARHDAVAWGFARGADQHGVDIIQNCQVTGIRREGGAVIGVDTVKGFIKAKKVAVVAAGNTSTLADMAGIRLPLESHPLQALVSEPIKPVVNTVIMSNAVHAYISQSDKGDLVIGAGVDQYTGFGQRGSFNIIEGTLQAIVEMFPVFSRVRMNRQWGGIVDVSPDACPIISKTDVKGLYFNCGWGTGGFKATPGSGWVFAHTIAKDEPHPLNAPFSLDRFYTGHLIDEHGAAAVAH
- a CDS encoding sarcosine oxidase subunit delta; translation: MLLIECPWCGPRAESEFSCGGEADIARPLDTDALTDKQWGDYLFMRKNPRGVHREQWLHTQGCRRWFMATRDTVSYAFQGYETFDRPTPASTPSEGNS